One region of Mesobacillus jeotgali genomic DNA includes:
- the disA gene encoding DNA integrity scanning diadenylate cyclase DisA, translating to MEQNELEEKELGEILRFIAPGTPLRDGIDNVLRANTGGLIVFGYNEKVKNLVDGGFEINCRFSPSFLYELAKMDGAIILNETGSKILFANAQLAPGTDVPSTETGMRHRTAERVARQTKALVVAISQRRNVITLYQGNLRYALKEIGVILTKANQAIQTLEKYKVVLEQGITNLGVLEFEDLVTYNDILQVIHRFEMVLRIKTELLTYLSELGQEGRLIRLQMQELLSEIEKEALLVIKDYSADTEVKADEVMARFQDLSKAGVIEDSTILKLLGHQGYVHMDEFICPRGYRMLNKIPRLPMVIVENLVKRFGKFTNMISASVEELDDVEGIGEVRARKIKEGFKLIRDQLMADRQM from the coding sequence TTGGAACAAAACGAACTTGAGGAAAAAGAGTTAGGTGAAATTCTCCGGTTTATCGCTCCTGGAACACCTCTAAGGGATGGAATTGATAATGTACTTCGTGCCAATACAGGCGGGCTGATTGTTTTTGGCTACAACGAAAAGGTGAAAAATCTCGTGGACGGCGGCTTTGAAATCAACTGCCGATTCAGTCCCAGCTTTCTCTATGAACTGGCGAAAATGGATGGCGCAATCATCCTGAACGAGACGGGCAGCAAAATCCTGTTTGCCAATGCCCAGCTTGCTCCGGGTACGGATGTCCCGTCAACCGAAACGGGGATGAGGCACAGAACGGCGGAACGTGTGGCGAGACAGACAAAGGCTCTTGTCGTTGCGATTTCCCAGCGGAGAAATGTCATTACCCTGTACCAGGGAAACCTTCGCTATGCCTTGAAGGAAATCGGCGTCATTTTGACCAAGGCCAATCAGGCAATCCAGACGCTGGAGAAGTACAAAGTGGTTCTCGAGCAGGGCATTACCAATTTGGGAGTCCTGGAGTTTGAAGACCTAGTCACCTATAATGATATACTTCAGGTTATCCACCGATTTGAAATGGTGCTGAGGATCAAGACAGAGCTTTTGACCTACCTGAGCGAACTTGGTCAGGAAGGGAGGCTGATCCGCCTCCAGATGCAGGAGCTGTTATCTGAGATAGAAAAAGAAGCACTGCTGGTGATCAAGGATTATTCTGCTGATACAGAGGTAAAGGCAGATGAAGTGATGGCGAGATTCCAGGATTTATCAAAGGCTGGGGTCATAGAGGATTCTACAATCCTAAAGCTGCTCGGACATCAGGGGTATGTGCACATGGACGAATTTATCTGTCCAAGAGGGTATCGGATGCTCAATAAGATTCCAAGGCTGCCTATGGTCATTGTTGAAAATCTGGTCAAACGATTTGGGAAATTCACGAATATGATTTCAGCTTCAGTGGAGGAGCTTGATGATGTCGAGGGTATTGGTGAAGTAAGGGCTCGCAAGATCAAAGAAGGTTTTAAACTCATCAGGGATCAGCTGATGGCTGATCGGCAAATGTAA
- the radA gene encoding DNA repair protein RadA, which produces MAKRKTKFMCQECGYESPKWMGKCPGCGQWNKMVEEVESTGSARRGAFANTGNTGVAAKATPITSIETVSEPRITTDSNELNRVLGGGVVRGSLVLIGGDPGIGKSTLLLQVSYQLAKKAHTVLYISGEESMRQTKLRADRLGVTSDNLLVYSETNLNEISLTIENSNPDFVIVDSIQTIFHPEVTSAPGSVSQVRECTAELMRIAKTKGIAIFIVGHVTKEGSIAGPRLLEHMVDTVLYFEGERHHTYRILRAVKNRFGSTNEMGIFEMKEAGLEEVANPSEIFLEERSQGASGSTVVASMEGTRPVLVEIQALISPTSFGNPRRMATGIDHNRVSLLMAVLEKRVGLLLANQDAYLKVAGGVKLDEPAIDLAVAVSIASSFRDKPTRASDCIIGEVGLTGEVRRVSRIEQRVQEAAKLGFERIILPENNLGGWTPPPGVELIGVSSVSHALKVTLGG; this is translated from the coding sequence ATGGCTAAAAGAAAAACGAAATTCATGTGCCAGGAATGCGGCTATGAATCTCCCAAATGGATGGGGAAATGTCCGGGCTGCGGACAATGGAATAAGATGGTTGAGGAAGTCGAAAGCACCGGTTCTGCAAGAAGAGGAGCTTTCGCCAATACAGGGAATACGGGTGTCGCTGCCAAGGCAACTCCAATTACCTCTATTGAAACAGTCAGCGAGCCGAGAATTACGACAGATTCGAATGAATTAAATCGTGTTCTGGGCGGAGGCGTTGTCAGAGGGTCGCTTGTATTGATCGGAGGGGACCCGGGTATCGGGAAATCGACTCTTCTGCTTCAGGTATCCTATCAGCTGGCGAAAAAAGCTCATACCGTTCTTTATATTTCAGGTGAGGAATCAATGAGGCAAACAAAGCTGCGTGCTGACCGCCTTGGTGTCACATCTGACAATCTGCTTGTATATTCGGAAACAAATCTGAATGAGATCAGCCTGACAATTGAAAACAGCAACCCGGATTTTGTCATCGTTGATTCAATCCAGACGATTTTCCACCCGGAAGTCACGTCTGCACCGGGAAGTGTGTCCCAGGTCAGGGAATGTACAGCCGAGCTAATGCGAATTGCGAAAACAAAAGGGATCGCCATATTTATAGTCGGCCATGTGACAAAGGAAGGTTCGATTGCCGGTCCAAGGCTGCTTGAGCATATGGTGGATACTGTTCTTTATTTCGAGGGAGAAAGGCACCATACATACAGGATTCTCAGGGCGGTAAAAAACCGTTTTGGTTCGACGAATGAGATGGGCATTTTTGAGATGAAGGAAGCGGGCCTTGAAGAAGTCGCAAACCCTTCAGAAATCTTTTTGGAAGAAAGATCACAGGGAGCTTCAGGTTCTACGGTTGTAGCGTCAATGGAAGGCACCAGACCTGTACTGGTTGAGATTCAGGCGCTGATTTCGCCAACTAGTTTTGGGAACCCGCGGCGAATGGCTACCGGGATAGACCATAACCGGGTATCGCTGTTGATGGCGGTTTTGGAAAAAAGGGTTGGATTGCTTCTGGCCAATCAGGATGCGTATCTGAAGGTAGCTGGCGGGGTGAAGCTGGATGAACCAGCAATTGATCTTGCTGTGGCGGTTAGCATTGCATCCAGTTTCAGGGATAAGCCGACACGGGCTTCTGATTGTATCATCGGCGAGGTTGGCCTTACCGGAGAAGTCAGAAGGGTTTCAAGAATTGAGCAACGTGTCCAGGAAGCGGCGAAACTTGGTTTTGAAAGAATTATTTTACCCGAAAATAATCTAGGCGGATGGACTCCTCCACCGGGTGTGGAATTGATTGGTGTGTCATCTGTCAGCCATGCACTAAAAGTCACCTTAGGGGGTTGA
- the clpC gene encoding ATP-dependent protease ATP-binding subunit ClpC, with translation MMFGRFTERAQKVLALAQEEAIRLGHNNIGTEHILLGLVREGEGIAAKALYGLGLGAEKIQKEVENLIGRGQETSQTIHYTPRAKKVIELSMDEARKLGHSYVGTEHILLGLIREGEGVAARVLNNLGVSLNKARQQVLQLLGSNETSGHQGGGTANANTPTLDSLARDLTAIAREGSLDPVIGRSKEIQRVIEVLSRRTKNNPVLIGEPGVGKTAIAEGLAQQIVNNEVPEILRDKRVMTLDMGTVVAGTKYRGEFEDRLKKVMDEIRQAGNIILFIDELHTLIGAGGAEGAIDASNILKPSLARGELQCIGATTLDEYRKYIEKDAALERRFQPITVDEPTAEESVQILKGLRDRYEAHHRVSITDEAIEAAVKLSDRYISDRFLPDKAIDLIDEAGSKVRLRSYTTPPNLKELEVKLEEVRKEKDASVQSQEFEKAASLRDTEQRLREQLENTKKSWKEKQGKENSEVTVEDIANVVSSWTNIPVSKLAQTETDKLLNLEEILHSRVIGQDEAVKAVSKAVRRARAGLKDPKRPIGSFIFLGPTGVGKTELARALAESMFGDEDAMIRVDMSEYMEKHSTSRLVGSPPGYVGYDEGGQLTEKVRRKPYSVILLDEIEKAHPDVFNILLQVLEDGRLTDSKGRTVDFRNTIMILTSNVGAEALKRNKYVGFNIQDGEQDYKDMKGKVMEELKKAFRPEFLNRIDEIIVFHALEKPHLKEIVTLMSDQLVKRLREQEITLELTDAAKDKISEEGYDPEYGARPLRRAIQKHIEDQLSEELLKGTVLTGQNVVIDVEEGKFVVKTPEGSAKS, from the coding sequence ATGATGTTTGGACGATTTACAGAGAGAGCGCAAAAAGTATTGGCACTCGCACAGGAAGAGGCAATCCGCCTTGGACATAACAATATCGGGACAGAACACATCTTACTTGGCCTTGTGCGTGAAGGCGAAGGCATTGCTGCAAAAGCGCTTTATGGCCTTGGGCTGGGCGCAGAGAAGATCCAGAAGGAAGTGGAAAACCTGATTGGCCGCGGCCAGGAAACTTCCCAGACAATCCATTATACTCCCAGAGCCAAAAAGGTTATTGAACTTTCGATGGATGAAGCGAGAAAGCTTGGTCATTCATATGTAGGCACAGAGCATATCCTCCTTGGATTAATTCGTGAGGGAGAGGGCGTTGCAGCCAGGGTACTGAACAATCTTGGTGTCAGCCTGAATAAAGCACGTCAGCAGGTCCTTCAGCTGCTTGGCAGCAATGAGACCTCCGGGCACCAGGGAGGCGGTACGGCTAATGCCAATACTCCGACACTTGATAGTCTGGCGAGAGATCTGACAGCAATCGCAAGGGAAGGCAGCCTTGATCCGGTAATCGGCCGAAGCAAGGAAATCCAGCGTGTCATTGAGGTGCTAAGCCGCCGTACCAAGAACAACCCGGTCTTGATAGGGGAGCCAGGAGTCGGTAAAACAGCTATCGCTGAAGGATTAGCTCAGCAAATCGTAAATAATGAAGTGCCTGAAATCCTTCGTGACAAGCGCGTCATGACTCTTGATATGGGTACCGTAGTAGCGGGAACTAAATACCGTGGTGAATTCGAGGACCGTCTTAAAAAGGTGATGGATGAAATCCGCCAAGCTGGAAACATCATTCTGTTCATTGATGAGCTCCACACACTGATCGGTGCTGGCGGTGCTGAGGGTGCGATTGATGCGTCCAATATCCTCAAGCCTTCATTGGCTCGTGGAGAGCTGCAGTGTATCGGTGCTACTACACTTGATGAGTACCGTAAATACATCGAAAAAGATGCTGCCTTGGAGAGACGTTTCCAGCCGATTACTGTCGATGAGCCAACTGCAGAAGAATCAGTACAAATCTTAAAAGGTCTTCGTGACCGCTATGAAGCTCATCACAGAGTATCGATTACGGATGAAGCAATCGAAGCGGCGGTAAAACTGTCTGACCGTTATATTTCAGACCGTTTCCTTCCGGATAAAGCGATCGATCTGATTGACGAAGCCGGTTCCAAGGTTCGACTTCGCTCATATACAACACCGCCAAACCTTAAGGAACTTGAAGTAAAGCTTGAGGAAGTGCGAAAGGAAAAGGATGCTTCAGTCCAAAGCCAGGAGTTTGAAAAAGCGGCTTCACTGAGGGACACAGAACAGCGTCTGCGAGAGCAGCTTGAAAATACGAAGAAATCCTGGAAAGAGAAGCAAGGCAAGGAGAATAGCGAGGTTACCGTGGAAGACATCGCCAACGTTGTTTCCAGCTGGACGAATATTCCTGTTTCGAAGCTGGCACAAACGGAAACAGATAAGCTGTTGAACCTTGAAGAAATCCTTCACTCACGTGTAATCGGACAGGATGAAGCGGTTAAGGCAGTCTCAAAAGCTGTCAGACGTGCGCGTGCGGGCTTAAAGGATCCTAAGCGTCCGATTGGGTCATTCATCTTCCTTGGGCCAACAGGTGTTGGTAAAACGGAATTGGCGAGAGCACTTGCTGAGTCCATGTTTGGCGATGAGGATGCGATGATCCGTGTCGATATGTCCGAGTACATGGAGAAGCATTCGACGTCTCGTCTGGTCGGCTCACCTCCGGGTTATGTAGGATATGATGAGGGCGGCCAGCTAACAGAAAAAGTCCGCAGGAAACCGTATTCAGTTATCCTGCTTGATGAAATAGAAAAAGCACATCCAGATGTGTTCAATATCTTACTGCAGGTCCTTGAGGATGGACGCTTGACAGATTCTAAAGGACGCACAGTCGATTTCCGCAATACCATCATGATCCTGACTTCGAATGTTGGTGCTGAAGCATTGAAGCGTAATAAATATGTCGGCTTCAATATTCAGGATGGAGAACAGGATTACAAAGATATGAAGGGCAAAGTCATGGAGGAGCTAAAAAAGGCCTTCCGTCCGGAATTCCTGAACCGTATCGATGAAATCATCGTCTTCCATGCCCTTGAGAAACCACATCTGAAAGAAATCGTGACACTGATGTCAGACCAGCTTGTGAAGCGTTTGAGAGAACAGGAAATCACGCTTGAACTCACAGATGCGGCGAAAGATAAGATTTCGGAGGAAGGATATGATCCGGAATACGGCGCTCGTCCATTGCGCAGGGCAATCCAGAAGCACATCGAAGACCAACTGTCGGAAGAATTGCTGAAAGGAACAGTCCTGACAGGGCAGAACGTTGTTATTGATGTCGAAGAAGGCAAGTTCGTCGTCAAGACTCCTGAAGGGTCTGCAAAGTCTTAA